One window of Oncorhynchus kisutch isolate 150728-3 unplaced genomic scaffold, Okis_V2 Okis05a-Okis16b_hom, whole genome shotgun sequence genomic DNA carries:
- the LOC109876819 gene encoding gamma-crystallin M3-like yields MTMGKIIFYEDRNFQGRSYETSSDCPELTSYLSRCNSCRVESGCFMVYDRSNFQGNQYFVRRGEYGDYQRMGMSDCIRSCRNIPMHSGQFRMRIYERENFGGQMHEMMDDCENMMDRYRMSDCQSCNVMDGHWLMYEQPNYRGRQMYLKPGEYRNLSNMGGSMSNMRWQSMRRIMDSC; encoded by the exons ATGACCATGGGAAAG ATCATCTTCTACGAGGACAGGAACTTCCAGGGTCGTTCCTATGAGACCAGCTCAGACTGCCCTGAGTTGACCTCCTACCTGAGCAGGTGCAACTCCTGCAGGGTGGAGAGCGGCTGCTTCATGGTGTACGACCGCTCCAACTTCCAGGGAAACCAGTACtttgtgaggagaggagagtatgGTGACTACCAGCGTATGGGCATGTCTGACTGCATTAGGTCCTGCCGTAACATCCCCATG CACAGTGGCCAGTTCAGGATGAGGATCTACGAGAGGGAAAACTTTGGAGGCCAGATGCACGAGATGATGGACGACTGTGAGAACATGATGGACCGTTACCGTATGTCCGACTGCCAGTCCTGCAATGTGATGGACGGCCACTGGCTCATGTACGAGCAGCCCAACTACAGAGGCAGGCAGATGTACCTGAAGCCTGGAGAGTACAGGAACCTCAGCAACATGGGGGGAAGCATGAGCAACATGAGATGGCAGTCTATGAGGCGTATCATGGATTCTTGTTAA